CCGCAAGCGTCGCAAGCTCAACATCTACTCAGACCTGTGGCGGGCTGTGCTTGAATCGACCGGTCAGGGCATGCTGCACGGCATGCTGCCGCCCGAATAGTACGGCAGCATGAAGCACCTCAGACAGGTAAAGGCCTCTGCCGGTTCCGGCAAGACCTATGAACTGACGCGCTGTTTTCTGCAAAGACTGGTTGAGAGCGGGCCGCCTGCAAGTGCGTCCGCTTCCTCGGCCTGTGTGCTTTCGCCGGGCGGTGCTGGCGGCTGGGGCGATATCCTTGCCATTACCTTTACCAATGCCGCTGCGGCCGAAATGCGCGACCGCGTCATTCGGCAGCTCAAAAGCACGGCACTAGGCCAGACCGCCGAGGGGCTGCCCTTTTCGCCCGAGCAAGCCGCACGCTGGGTAGACGTGATCATGCGCGACATGGGCGCGCTCAACATACGCACCATCGACAGCCTGCTGCACCTCATCGTGCGGGCCGCAGCGCTGGAGCTCGATCTGCACCCCGACTTTCAGCCTGTTTTTGCCACAGAAGAAGTGCTTACCCCCTACCTTGATGCTCTGCTTGAACAGGCATGGCAGGGTAACGAGGTCATGCGCGCGCTGCTGCGCGACGTATACCGGGCCCTTGCATGGCGCGAAAACAGCACCGGTTTTCTGGCGGGCGAAAAGCTGCTCAACCAGCTGCGCGGCCTGCTCGACGACGTACTGCTTGGGCGTTTTGACGATGTTTCGCCTGCTGATGTCCTGCACAAGAGGTTGAGCGAGGTGGAAAGCCTGGCCGTAATCCACGCCAGCAATTTTCACCGTGTTGCTCTGGCCGAAGGACTAAGCTTCAACAAAAACGCTCTTGCCGCTGTGGAGGCCATTGCCGCCAAACAGTGCAAGGCCTCGGCGTTTTTGAGCAAGGCCAGCGCCTCTGAACTGTTTTTGAAAAAGCCCGTTGTCAGCGACGAGGTGCAAAAAGCCTACGAGGCCTTTGCCCGAGCCGCCTGTGTGCTGGTAGATACCGCCCCCATGCTGCGTCAGGCGCTGGGCCATGCCCCTGTGCTGTTGCTGGCCCGCATGCTGGTTGAGGCATTCAGCTCAAACCAGCAGCAGGAGGGCAGCCTGCCCGGTCTGCTTATTCCGCACAAGGCGCGGCTGGTGCTTGAAAACGAAAACGGCGTGCCAGAGGCCCTGTGCCGCATGGGCTCGCGCCTCACGCACTTTCTGGTGGATGAATTTCAGGATACCAGTCGCGAACAGTGGTTTGCCCTGCGTCCCCTGCTGGAAGAAGCCCTTTCGCGCGGTGGGTCGCTCACCTGGGTGGGCGACGTAAAGCAGTCCATTTACGGTTGGCGCGGTGGCGAGCCGGAGCTTTTCGACGGCGTGTTTGACGACGAGGGCCTCACCGCCCTTGCACCAGACAGCGGGCGCGACAACCTGCCCTTTAACTGGCGCAGCCGCCGCGAAATTGTGCAGCACAACAACGCCATTTTTGGCCCGCTGGCAAAGCAGGATGTTGCCTTGCAGGTCATGACCGCCCTGCTGCCTTCGTCTACACCGCCAGATATCTGCACAGAGGCAGCCAGGGGGCTGGTGCGGGCCTTTGAGGGTACAGAACAGCAGTGCCCGCAGCGCGCCCTTGAAGGTGGGCTGGTGCACGTGGAAACTGTGCACTCGCTGGATGCGGACGCCCTGAACGAAGACGTGCTTGAACGCCTGTGCGCCCTGCTGCACGAGGATATCCGCCCCGGCCACCCCTGGGCCGATGTGCTCATACTTGTGCGCAGCAACGACAAGGCCACCCTTGTGGCCGACCGGCTCATACGCGAAGACATCCCCGTTATTACAGAAAACAGCCTGCGGCTGGCCAATCATCCTCTTGTGGTGCAAACCGTTGCTATGCTGTCGTTCCTTGATAATCCGGAAGACGACATTGCCTTCATGAGTCTTGTGTGCGGCAGCATCATTCGCGAGCACCCTGAGGCGGCGGAGTTGGCCCGGCAGGACATTGCAGGCTGGTGCGCCTCATCCGGGCGCGGGCCGGTATTCCAGCGATTCAAAAACCGCTGGCCGCAGCTCTGGCAGCGCCTGTTTGCGCCCTTCCACAGTCAGTCTGGTCTCATGACGCCCTACGACATGATTCTCGAATGGTACGCCCGCATGGATGTGGCGCGGCGCTACCCCGAGGCGGAGACTTTTTTGCGGCGTTTTATGGAAGTGCTGCACAGCGCGGAAGAAAAAGGCCTTGCCACCCTGCCTACCTTTCTTGAGCACTGGCGCGCCAAAAGCGGCGAAGAAAAGGTACCCATGCCCGAAAACATGGACGCCGTGCGCGTTATGACCATCCACAAATCCAAGGGGCTTGAGGCCCCGGTGGTTGTGGTTCCGTGGACAGACCTGCGCGCCCGCATGGGCAGCTCAACCGTGCTGGTAGAGCGCGAGGGTCTTCGCATGGTTGTGAGCAACAGAAAAAGCCTTGGTACGCCCTATCACGAAGAAATGGCCCGCCAGTGCCGCGAAAATGTCCACTTGCTCTATGTGGCCTTTACCCGCGCGCGTGACTCCCTGTACGTGCTGCGCACGAGCACCAGGGGTGGGCGTGGTTCCACCACTGATGCGCTTGATCTGCTGATGGCCGAGGCCGGGTATACGGCCCCTTACGCAGTGGGTGATGTGCGTGAAACGCACGATGGCGCGCCAGAACCGCAAGTAGCCGCAGCTGCGGCTGCAGAACTGTCAGCGAACCCGAAGGCTGCAAAAGGCCAGGCAGAAAATGTGGCAGAAGTTGCGGCAGAACAGATGACCGATCATCTGACAGGGCAGACCGGCGACGCATTTGAAGCCGACTGGCGGCCCATGCAGTGGCTGCCGCGCCTCAAGATCTTTCGTAATCCGCTTGCCGGGTTCAGTTTCAAGGCCGAAGATCGGGGCAGTTTTTTGCATCTGTGTCTTGAGCATCTGCACATAACCGGCAACCCGCAAGGCGATGCGCAGGCTGCTCTGAATTTTGGTCTGGGGCATTTTTCGCTGCCGGTTCCGGACGAGGGCCCCCTGCGCCAGAACGCAGCCGCCGCCCTTGAGTGGTTCGCCTCGCAGCCGCAGGCGGCCCGCTGGCTGCAAACCGGCTGGCCAGAACATTCGCTTATGGATGCCGAGGGTCAGCTTTTACGTGTTGACCTTCTTGTTCACGAACCGTGGGGGCCGCTGGTGCTTGATTACAAAAGCGGCCAGCCTGAAGCAGACCACGTGGAGCAGCTGCAAACCTACCTTGCCTGCCTTGAGGCCAGCGGCAGCTGTGCGCCGGGCAGCGCCCGCGGCCTGCTGGTGTACCTTGATTTACGGCGCTTTCAGCTTGTTGAGGCGCAGCATGTTTCGCCCCTTGCCGAACGCTGCGGCGACCTATTGCCCGCGCAGGAGAAGCAAGCATGAGTGCATCGCCCTTTATGGTTTTTCCGTGGCAGCGTCCGTTTCTGCCTGATCTAAAGAATTATCTTGCCGCAGCAGGCACGGGGCGGCCCGGTGCAACCCTGCTGATTGTGCCGCACAACCGACCGTGGCGTTACCTCACCAAGCTGTACGCCGAGGAGGGCTTTCAGGGGTTGCTGCCAAAGGTGATGACCCTTGCCGACGTGATTTCTGCCTGGCGTTCGCAAACCAGCGCAGTGCCTCTGCACACGGCCAACGTGCTGGACAGGGTATCACTGCTGCGCGACTGCGTTAAAACGCTTGCGCAAGAGGATGAAGCCCTCGCCACGCGTTTTGACAGCATGAAGATGGAGCATTTTTTGCCCTGGGGCATGCGGCTTTCAAACCTGCTGGAAGAAATGCTGGGCCAGCGTGTTGCAGCTGTGGATCTTGCCTATGTGGAGCAGGAGGTTTCCGGCTCTGCCGCTGCCCTGCTGGGTGCATTGGGGCGCATCGGCAAGGCCTATGTGGCGGAGCTGACAAGTCGCGGCTGGACAACACCTGCCTTTGACGCCTTTGCAGTTACAGAGCCGGATGCCGCAATCCCGCAGTTTTTTGTGCCGGGTGA
The Desulfovibrio sp. DNA segment above includes these coding regions:
- a CDS encoding UvrD-helicase domain-containing protein, coding for MKHLRQVKASAGSGKTYELTRCFLQRLVESGPPASASASSACVLSPGGAGGWGDILAITFTNAAAAEMRDRVIRQLKSTALGQTAEGLPFSPEQAARWVDVIMRDMGALNIRTIDSLLHLIVRAAALELDLHPDFQPVFATEEVLTPYLDALLEQAWQGNEVMRALLRDVYRALAWRENSTGFLAGEKLLNQLRGLLDDVLLGRFDDVSPADVLHKRLSEVESLAVIHASNFHRVALAEGLSFNKNALAAVEAIAAKQCKASAFLSKASASELFLKKPVVSDEVQKAYEAFARAACVLVDTAPMLRQALGHAPVLLLARMLVEAFSSNQQQEGSLPGLLIPHKARLVLENENGVPEALCRMGSRLTHFLVDEFQDTSREQWFALRPLLEEALSRGGSLTWVGDVKQSIYGWRGGEPELFDGVFDDEGLTALAPDSGRDNLPFNWRSRREIVQHNNAIFGPLAKQDVALQVMTALLPSSTPPDICTEAARGLVRAFEGTEQQCPQRALEGGLVHVETVHSLDADALNEDVLERLCALLHEDIRPGHPWADVLILVRSNDKATLVADRLIREDIPVITENSLRLANHPLVVQTVAMLSFLDNPEDDIAFMSLVCGSIIREHPEAAELARQDIAGWCASSGRGPVFQRFKNRWPQLWQRLFAPFHSQSGLMTPYDMILEWYARMDVARRYPEAETFLRRFMEVLHSAEEKGLATLPTFLEHWRAKSGEEKVPMPENMDAVRVMTIHKSKGLEAPVVVVPWTDLRARMGSSTVLVEREGLRMVVSNRKSLGTPYHEEMARQCRENVHLLYVAFTRARDSLYVLRTSTRGGRGSTTDALDLLMAEAGYTAPYAVGDVRETHDGAPEPQVAAAAAAELSANPKAAKGQAENVAEVAAEQMTDHLTGQTGDAFEADWRPMQWLPRLKIFRNPLAGFSFKAEDRGSFLHLCLEHLHITGNPQGDAQAALNFGLGHFSLPVPDEGPLRQNAAAALEWFASQPQAARWLQTGWPEHSLMDAEGQLLRVDLLVHEPWGPLVLDYKSGQPEADHVEQLQTYLACLEASGSCAPGSARGLLVYLDLRRFQLVEAQHVSPLAERCGDLLPAQEKQA